GAGCAAGCAGTAACATGCACTCGCCCGATTTCAGTTTCTCCGCCTCACTCATCACGGCATCTTTGGGTTGGTCCCCTGCTTTGATGATGGGACGCACATCAAGGGTGAAGGTTACCGGTGTCACGGGAGCCTGTTCAGCGACCTGCAGCGATTCCTCATCATAGCCAGCGCTTAAACGCGCGCCGAGCGACTCCAGACCTGCTGCCTGTCGAAGGCTGTCCACCATCTCAACTGCATTGATGTTGCCCACCTTTGCTGCCTGTTGCAGTGAGGTGACACGTGCAACGGTTCTGCGCAACACCGGATTCTTCAGGGCAGCAAACGTGGGTGCCAGGCGACACAGTAGCTCTTCCAGTTCCGGATATTCGCGTAGCAGCTCGGCCACCTTCGTATCGGGCGTGATATCTAATTTACTTCTGCTCATAAGAGAGGAGGCGTTTATCTCCTTCAAGCTGCCGCAGTCGGGTGATGTCTTGCGTCACCTCCACTACACCGAGGTAGTCACCCTCCTTGCTTCTCACGGCCGAATACTCAATGTATACGAACCGATCCTTCATGAAAGATGACATCCAGAAGACAGCTTTGTTCTCCTTGCCACTCTTGAAGTCGGTGAGGATCTGTTCCACGATGTGCACGCTGCCCGGGGGGTGGCACATTCGAACATCGCGTCCAAGGATGGCGCGGTTTCGTTCAAACACCCTGTTTGGGCTATGGGAGAAGAAACGCACTTTGTCGTTTTTGTCCACGAAAGTGATGTCGATGGGGAGGTGCAGGAAGAGCGCCTCCAGCTCACCGATGTCGAAGGCTCCCGAAGAGAGACGAATGGCGTCGGCAGTTACATATTCCTGTTTCTCCGCCCTCATGCCTTCCGGTTTCCACTCATCCTGCGGATCAATCAGGCAATAGCCAAAGTCAGCTGTTTCGTTATACACCTTGTACCACTCCTCATCGCTGAGCGTATCCATCGCCATGGGGAGCAGTATCTCCTCCTCCTTCATGATCATCCCTTCAATCATCTCCACCGTGTGATCCAGTACCAGCTCCACCAGCGACTGCAGCTCTTCCGCGCTCTCCACCGGTGCGGCAAGGGCTTCGTGCGCGTTCTTCAGGAGCCCGCGAGTCTCGTCATGCTTGCCCCACATCACCTTTGGGGGGCCGGTGATCAGATGTTTTTCCAGGAAGGGAAAGAGCAGGTATTCCTTACGCAGGTAGTGCTTCTCCACATC
This genomic window from Dysgonomonadaceae bacterium zrk40 contains:
- a CDS encoding DUF438 domain-containing protein, coding for MSELINNSSQRKELLKHLLLRLHEGDNPEVLRSRLIDALQQIPYHEVVEVEQELINSNALTEEEILDFCDLHTAVLDGSIDLEAAKQIPGGHPVDTFKKENSALRREVDAYRLVKEQLWQVSESDVPAFILQLRTIFNNFADVEKHYLRKEYLLFPFLEKHLITGPPKVMWGKHDETRGLLKNAHEALAAPVESAEELQSLVELVLDHTVEMIEGMIMKEEEILLPMAMDTLSDEEWYKVYNETADFGYCLIDPQDEWKPEGMRAEKQEYVTADAIRLSSGAFDIGELEALFLHLPIDITFVDKNDKVRFFSHSPNRVFERNRAILGRDVRMCHPPGSVHIVEQILTDFKSGKENKAVFWMSSFMKDRFVYIEYSAVRSKEGDYLGVVEVTQDITRLRQLEGDKRLLSYEQK
- a CDS encoding DUF1858 domain-containing protein, translated to MSRSKLDITPDTKVAELLREYPELEELLCRLAPTFAALKNPVLRRTVARVTSLQQAAKVGNINAVEMVDSLRQAAGLESLGARLSAGYDEESLQVAEQAPVTPVTFTLDVRPIIKAGDQPKDAVMSEAEKLKSGECMLLLAPFPPAPLITLLQKRGFRVTMLPPGNGMVKTYVER